A genomic segment from Streptosporangium roseum DSM 43021 encodes:
- a CDS encoding LamB/YcsF family protein, protein MVIDLNADLGEGFGIWRLGDDMALLDIVTSANIACGFHAGDPLTIRRTCAAAVDRGVMIGAQVSYRDLAGFGRREMEVDPEELCAEVLYQLAAVDGIARAMGGRVSYVKPHGALYNRICRDPEQADAVVEAVADYDRDLPLLTLPGSAVHEIAAREGVATVTEAFADRAYTPAGTLLPRRSPGAVLHDPAAVAARAVRMATARTVTAVDGSEVPVDARSICVHGDTPDAVLLARAVRDALIAAGVTLKAFT, encoded by the coding sequence ATGGTGATCGACCTCAACGCCGACCTCGGTGAGGGCTTCGGCATCTGGCGGCTGGGCGACGACATGGCCCTGCTCGACATTGTGACCAGCGCGAACATCGCCTGCGGGTTCCACGCGGGCGACCCGCTGACCATCCGCCGCACCTGCGCGGCCGCGGTGGACCGGGGGGTGATGATCGGCGCCCAGGTGTCCTACCGGGACCTGGCCGGATTCGGTCGGCGCGAGATGGAGGTGGATCCGGAGGAGCTCTGCGCCGAGGTGCTGTACCAGCTCGCGGCGGTGGACGGGATCGCCAGGGCGATGGGCGGCCGGGTCTCCTACGTCAAGCCGCACGGCGCGCTCTACAACCGGATCTGCCGCGACCCCGAGCAGGCCGACGCGGTCGTGGAGGCGGTGGCCGACTACGACCGCGACCTGCCGCTGCTCACCCTGCCCGGTTCGGCCGTCCACGAGATCGCCGCCCGGGAGGGCGTCGCCACCGTCACGGAGGCCTTCGCCGACCGCGCCTACACCCCCGCGGGGACCCTGCTCCCCCGCCGCTCCCCCGGCGCGGTGCTGCACGACCCCGCCGCGGTCGCGGCCCGGGCCGTGCGCATGGCGACCGCCCGCACGGTGACCGCGGTGGACGGCTCCGAGGTCCCGGTGGACGCGCGATCGATCTGCGTGCACGGCGACACCCCGGACGCCGTGCTGCTGGCGCGGGCCGTCCGCGACGCCCTGATCGCCGCCGGGGTGACCCTGAAGGCCTTCACTTGA
- a CDS encoding 5-oxoprolinase subunit B family protein, with the protein MTSWIRRAGEDSLLVETGSLEISHRLDALLRADRPAGVVEIVPGPETVLVTAPGADLSGLRSRLSHLLGTARDAGTGASAAGRAVTVPVVYDGADLDDVAALSGLSTEEVVERHTRRELVVGWLGFAPGFAYLTGLDPALHVPRLSTPRTAVPAGAVAIAGPYSAVYPSASPGGWRLLGRSLMAVWDVTADPPAVLTPGTRVRFRAVTG; encoded by the coding sequence TTGACGTCCTGGATCCGCCGGGCCGGGGAAGACTCGCTGCTGGTGGAGACCGGGTCGCTGGAGATCTCCCACCGGCTGGACGCCCTCCTGCGGGCCGACCGCCCGGCCGGGGTGGTCGAGATCGTGCCCGGCCCGGAGACCGTCCTGGTCACCGCGCCGGGTGCCGACCTGTCCGGGCTCCGCTCCCGGCTCTCCCACCTGCTGGGTACGGCACGCGACGCGGGCACCGGCGCCTCCGCGGCCGGGAGGGCCGTGACGGTTCCGGTGGTCTACGACGGCGCCGACCTGGACGACGTGGCCGCCCTGAGCGGGCTGTCCACCGAGGAGGTGGTCGAGCGGCACACCCGGAGGGAGCTCGTGGTGGGCTGGCTCGGCTTCGCGCCGGGGTTCGCCTACCTCACCGGGCTGGACCCGGCGCTGCACGTGCCCCGGCTCTCCACCCCCCGGACCGCGGTGCCCGCCGGCGCCGTGGCGATCGCCGGCCCCTACTCGGCGGTCTATCCCTCGGCCTCGCCGGGGGGCTGGCGGCTGCTCGGCCGCTCCCTCATGGCGGTGTGGGACGTGACCGCCGACCCGCCCGCCGTCCTGACGCCGGGCACGCGGGTGCGCTTCCGGGCGGTCACGGGATGA
- a CDS encoding ABC transporter family substrate-binding protein — protein MISIRRVGAFAAALSVAGSLALAGCGSQGGSGGGSRSGTGGEPSAGSASAVKAYDINPVPRDRVREGGQLRWGLNEYPTNWNLNHVDGNLAMVKKVIDALMPSAFRSDEKGEISANTDYLSEGVITARKPKQVVRLTLNRSARWSDGKPITWEDYRAQWQAMSGKNGDYRVAGTTGYQDIESVAKGKDDHEVVVTFAKPFGDWQSLFGPLYPKATNATPDGFNNGWLNKIPVTAGPFKFVSFDQTAKTVTIVRDDAWWGDRAKLDQIIYRALESDALVGAFSNGELDTFDVGPSAPDYARAKSTQGAIVRQAAGPDFRHITMNGESAVLSDVNVRRAVAMAINRQAIAQSDLQGLDWPIVLLNNHFFMNTQEGYQDNAGEVGVHNVERAAQLLDAAGWRLEGQTRKKDGRELALRFVMPSGLQLTKSEAEITQSMLAQVGVKVTLHAVPSDDYFTRYIIPGNYDITAFAYVGTPFPVSSGYGQYADATKDSKGRLQWNANLGRIGSPQIDAAMNKATADLDGAQAIADTNAADKLIWEAVNVVTLYQRPQNVAVKNTLANYGARGFYDLRYQDIGFTG, from the coding sequence GTGATATCAATCCGGCGCGTGGGCGCGTTCGCCGCCGCCCTGAGCGTGGCCGGCTCGTTGGCGCTGGCCGGCTGCGGCAGCCAGGGCGGGAGCGGCGGAGGCAGCCGGAGCGGCACGGGAGGGGAGCCGTCAGCCGGTTCCGCCTCGGCGGTCAAGGCCTACGACATCAACCCGGTCCCCCGGGACAGGGTCCGCGAGGGAGGCCAGCTCCGCTGGGGGCTCAACGAGTATCCGACCAACTGGAACCTCAACCACGTCGACGGCAACCTGGCGATGGTCAAGAAGGTCATCGACGCGCTCATGCCCTCCGCCTTCCGCTCCGACGAGAAGGGGGAGATCTCGGCGAACACCGACTACCTGTCGGAAGGGGTGATCACGGCCCGCAAGCCCAAGCAGGTCGTCAGGCTGACCCTCAACCGGAGTGCCCGGTGGTCCGACGGAAAGCCGATCACCTGGGAGGACTACAGGGCCCAGTGGCAGGCGATGAGCGGTAAGAACGGCGACTACCGCGTCGCGGGCACCACCGGCTACCAGGACATCGAGAGCGTGGCGAAGGGCAAGGACGACCACGAGGTCGTCGTCACCTTCGCCAAGCCCTTCGGCGACTGGCAGTCGCTGTTCGGGCCGCTCTATCCCAAGGCGACCAACGCCACCCCCGACGGGTTCAACAACGGATGGCTGAACAAGATCCCGGTGACCGCGGGCCCGTTCAAGTTCGTCTCGTTCGACCAGACGGCCAAGACCGTCACCATCGTCAGGGACGACGCCTGGTGGGGGGACAGGGCCAAGCTGGACCAGATCATCTACCGGGCGCTGGAGAGCGACGCGCTGGTCGGCGCCTTCAGCAACGGTGAGCTCGACACCTTCGACGTCGGCCCGTCCGCGCCCGACTACGCGCGGGCCAAGAGCACCCAGGGCGCCATCGTGCGGCAGGCGGCCGGCCCCGACTTCCGGCACATCACGATGAACGGCGAGAGCGCCGTGCTCTCCGACGTCAACGTCCGCCGGGCCGTCGCGATGGCCATCAACCGCCAGGCCATCGCCCAGTCCGACCTGCAGGGCCTGGACTGGCCGATCGTCCTGCTGAACAACCACTTCTTCATGAACACCCAGGAGGGCTACCAGGACAACGCGGGCGAGGTCGGCGTCCACAACGTCGAACGGGCCGCGCAGCTGCTGGACGCCGCCGGGTGGCGGCTGGAGGGGCAGACCCGCAAGAAGGACGGCAGGGAGCTGGCCCTGCGGTTCGTGATGCCGTCCGGCCTGCAGCTCACCAAGTCCGAGGCGGAGATCACCCAGAGCATGCTGGCCCAGGTCGGCGTCAAGGTCACCCTCCACGCGGTGCCCAGTGACGACTACTTCACCAGATACATCATCCCCGGCAACTACGACATCACCGCCTTCGCCTACGTGGGCACGCCCTTCCCCGTCTCCAGCGGCTACGGCCAGTACGCCGACGCCACCAAGGATTCCAAGGGCCGGCTGCAGTGGAACGCCAACCTCGGCCGCATCGGCTCCCCGCAGATCGACGCCGCCATGAACAAGGCGACCGCCGACCTCGACGGAGCCCAGGCCATCGCCGACACCAACGCCGCGGACAAGCTGATCTGGGAGGCGGTCAACGTGGTGACCCTCTACCAGCGCCCGCAGAACGTCGCGGTCAAGAACACCCTCGCCAACTACGGCGCCCGCGGCTTCTACGACCTGAGATACCAGGACATCGGCTTCACGGGCTGA
- a CDS encoding ABC transporter permease: protein MTISDEELAEQRAGIDRIKAPSRLRVVAGRFSRSVQGRIGFALLVLMFLLAFAGPYLGRWSYTDKDFMAFLQPPSAEHWWGTLQTGADVYAVTLRGMQKSLIVGLLAAVIGTTLAAVVGAFAGYFMGWADRSLTWLTDLLLVLPAFLILAIMSPLFAEGQWPLFVLVLALFLWMVTSKIVRSMTISLKEREFIQAARFMGVSPVRIIFRHVIPNMSSLLAVDATLNVSAAILTETSLSYFGFGIQPPDVSLGSLIADGAKTAVYAPWTFWFCAGLLIVTVLAVNLVGDSLRDAFDPTAKRGGQ, encoded by the coding sequence ATGACCATCTCCGACGAGGAACTCGCCGAGCAGAGGGCGGGCATCGACAGGATCAAGGCGCCTTCGCGGCTCCGGGTGGTGGCCGGCCGCTTCTCGCGCTCGGTCCAGGGCCGGATCGGGTTCGCGCTGTTGGTCCTGATGTTCCTGCTGGCCTTCGCCGGGCCCTACCTCGGCAGGTGGAGCTACACCGACAAGGACTTCATGGCCTTCCTGCAGCCGCCCTCCGCCGAGCACTGGTGGGGCACCCTGCAGACCGGCGCGGACGTCTACGCGGTCACGCTGCGCGGCATGCAGAAGTCGCTGATCGTGGGCCTGCTCGCGGCGGTGATCGGCACCACGCTGGCGGCCGTGGTCGGCGCCTTCGCCGGATACTTCATGGGCTGGGCCGACAGATCGCTGACCTGGCTCACCGACCTGTTGCTGGTGCTCCCGGCCTTCCTGATCCTGGCGATCATGTCGCCGCTCTTCGCCGAGGGCCAGTGGCCGCTGTTCGTGCTCGTCCTGGCGCTGTTCCTCTGGATGGTCACCTCGAAGATCGTCCGGAGCATGACCATCTCGCTGAAGGAGCGTGAGTTCATCCAGGCCGCCAGGTTCATGGGCGTGTCGCCGGTGCGGATCATCTTCCGGCACGTCATCCCGAACATGTCCTCGCTGCTGGCCGTGGACGCCACGCTGAACGTCAGCGCCGCGATCCTCACCGAGACCTCCCTGTCCTACTTCGGCTTCGGCATCCAGCCGCCCGACGTCTCGCTGGGCAGCCTCATCGCCGACGGCGCCAAGACGGCCGTCTACGCCCCGTGGACGTTCTGGTTCTGCGCCGGCCTGCTGATCGTCACCGTGCTCGCGGTGAACCTCGTCGGTGACTCCCTGCGCGACGCCTTCGACCCCACCGCGAAGCGAGGAGGACAATGA
- a CDS encoding winged helix DNA-binding domain-containing protein, with protein sequence MTISVTWPQVLAWRLKRQFIDPATGPDAVSVVRRLTGVQAQVASSAELAVAVRHAGPRPGEIDAALWQERTLVKTWTARGTLHLVPVDELPSYTAVLGAFRNWDKGSWQRGHGVTAAEVAAILDAVPKALDGRTLTREELVEGVIEVTGDAHLKEALTSGWGALLKPLSFLGELCYGPPRDGRVTFVSPRDWVPGWPAEPLSAEEGGLRLVRSFLGAHGPGTPETFDTWLYRGAARKAILRGWFRDLAPELAEVEVEGRPMVLLAEHLDDLATTTPSTGVHLLPGFDQYILAAPRDLEPLLPKEARPKVSRAAGWISPVVVHRGRVAGVWEAKNGEIAFDLLEDVPADALAAEARRVAALLP encoded by the coding sequence ATGACGATTTCAGTGACCTGGCCCCAGGTGCTCGCATGGCGGTTGAAGCGCCAGTTCATTGATCCGGCGACCGGCCCTGACGCGGTGTCGGTCGTCCGGCGGCTCACCGGGGTCCAGGCCCAGGTGGCCTCCTCGGCGGAGCTGGCGGTGGCCGTACGGCACGCGGGCCCGCGCCCCGGCGAGATCGACGCGGCCCTGTGGCAGGAGCGCACCCTGGTCAAGACCTGGACGGCGCGCGGCACCCTGCACCTGGTCCCCGTCGACGAGCTGCCCTCCTACACCGCGGTCCTGGGCGCCTTCCGAAACTGGGACAAGGGGTCCTGGCAGCGCGGTCACGGCGTCACCGCCGCCGAGGTCGCCGCCATCCTCGACGCGGTCCCCAAGGCGCTCGACGGCCGCACCCTCACCCGGGAGGAGCTGGTGGAGGGGGTCATCGAGGTCACCGGCGACGCCCATCTGAAGGAGGCGCTCACCTCCGGCTGGGGCGCCCTGCTCAAGCCGCTGAGCTTCCTCGGCGAGCTCTGCTACGGCCCGCCGCGCGACGGCCGCGTGACCTTCGTCAGCCCCCGAGACTGGGTGCCCGGCTGGCCGGCCGAGCCGCTGTCGGCGGAGGAGGGCGGCCTGCGCCTGGTCCGGTCCTTCCTCGGCGCCCACGGCCCCGGCACACCGGAGACCTTCGACACCTGGCTCTACCGGGGCGCCGCCCGCAAGGCGATCCTGCGCGGCTGGTTCCGCGACCTCGCCCCCGAGCTGGCGGAGGTCGAGGTGGAGGGCCGGCCGATGGTCCTGCTCGCCGAGCACCTCGACGACCTGGCCACGACCACGCCCTCCACCGGAGTCCATCTGCTGCCCGGCTTCGACCAGTACATCCTCGCCGCCCCCCGCGACCTCGAACCGCTCCTGCCCAAGGAGGCCAGGCCCAAGGTGAGCCGGGCCGCCGGCTGGATCTCCCCCGTCGTGGTCCACCGGGGCAGGGTGGCCGGGGTCTGGGAGGCGAAGAACGGCGAGATCGCCTTCGACCTCCTGGAAGACGTCCCCGCCGACGCCCTGGCCGCAGAGGCCCGGCGGGTCGCCGCGCTCCTGCCCTAG
- a CDS encoding biotin-dependent carboxyltransferase family protein: MIEVLVPGPYATVQDLGRPGYGHLGVPRSGAADAPSLRLANRLVGNPEDAAGIELTFGGACLRFTSGAWAAVTGAPCPVELRTAGPPATGLPSTGLRIGELPDAGLPGGAGREGLPPGGPGPRTRTVGPYAPVWVPAGGELRVGTPPVGLRTYVAVRGGLDTPLVMGSRSTDSLSGLGPPPLRPGTVLPVGPTGALSPITVDAAPPTAAPPEVLRILPGPRDDWFVPGALAALCAEPYRVSQDSNRVGVRLEGARLERARDGELPSEGMVAGALQVPPDGLPIVFLADHPPTGGYPVIAVLVSADLAGAAQLRPGDRVRFRLGRGSEASL, translated from the coding sequence GTGATCGAGGTGCTCGTGCCGGGGCCGTACGCCACCGTGCAGGATCTCGGCCGGCCCGGCTACGGCCATCTCGGCGTTCCCCGGTCCGGTGCCGCCGACGCGCCGAGCCTGCGGCTGGCCAACCGCCTGGTCGGCAATCCGGAGGATGCCGCCGGGATCGAGCTGACCTTCGGCGGGGCCTGCCTGCGGTTCACCTCCGGAGCCTGGGCCGCCGTCACCGGAGCCCCCTGCCCCGTCGAGCTCCGGACCGCCGGGCCCCCGGCCACCGGGCTGCCGAGCACCGGGCTGCGGATCGGCGAGCTCCCGGACGCCGGGCTGCCGGGCGGCGCGGGGCGGGAGGGCCTTCCGCCGGGCGGGCCGGGTCCTCGGACCAGGACCGTGGGACCGTACGCGCCCGTCTGGGTCCCGGCGGGAGGCGAGCTCCGGGTCGGGACGCCTCCGGTCGGCCTGCGGACCTATGTCGCGGTCCGGGGCGGTCTCGACACGCCCCTCGTCATGGGAAGCCGCTCGACCGACTCGCTCTCCGGCCTCGGCCCTCCCCCGCTCCGTCCCGGCACCGTCCTGCCCGTCGGCCCGACCGGCGCCCTGTCCCCCATCACCGTGGACGCGGCGCCGCCCACCGCGGCCCCGCCGGAGGTGCTGCGGATCCTGCCGGGCCCCCGCGACGACTGGTTCGTCCCCGGCGCGCTGGCGGCCCTGTGCGCCGAGCCGTACCGGGTGAGCCAGGACAGCAACCGGGTCGGCGTGCGGCTGGAGGGCGCCCGCCTGGAGCGCGCCCGCGACGGGGAACTGCCCAGCGAGGGCATGGTCGCCGGAGCTCTCCAGGTGCCGCCGGACGGCCTGCCGATCGTGTTTCTCGCCGACCATCCGCCGACGGGCGGCTACCCGGTCATCGCCGTCCTCGTCTCGGCGGACCTCGCCGGAGCCGCTCAGCTCCGCCCCGGGGACCGGGTCCGCTTCCGCCTCGGCCGGGGATCCGAGGCGTCGCTCTAG
- a CDS encoding ABC transporter ATP-binding protein — MRECDERQVGAGARPGASGRADLADPVLEVTDLNVTFGSGRDAVRVVRGVSYAVRPGEVLGIVGESGAGKSVTSLAVMGLLPPHAHVTGSVRLRGQEILGATEKTLTAFRGKTISMVFQDPLSALTPVYRVGDQIAEAVRIHQKVTGQQAARRAVELLDLVGIPNAAQRAKAFPHEFSGGMRQRAVIAMAIANDPDVILCDEPTTALDVTIQAQVLEVLKRAQRETGAAIVLITHDLGVVAGSVDRVLVMYAGRPVEVGSVDDVYYRMRMPYTMGLLASIPRLDRDGGQPLVPIEGNPPSPSALPPGCPFEPRCPIAVPACAEAEPALEPVGSPGHLAACIRAGEIDAEGWTPAQIYRAGTGGPEEHGPGMPPVHLRPARLPRDERDVVLAVKDLTKHHPLMKGALFRRRVGTVHAVDGISFDIRRMETLGLVGESGCGKTTTLMEILELTRPQHGTIVVLGHDTATLNARDRMAIRRDMQVVFQDPLASLDPRMTVYDIVAEPLRTHGIRDPGPRVRELIRLVGLDAGHAARYPQDFSGGQRQRVGIARALALEPRLLVLDEPVSALDVSIQAGVINLLEDLKDRLGLSYLFVAHDLAVVRHIADRVAVMYLGKIAEIGQVGQVYDTPMHPYTQALLSAIPLPDPEKERSRRRILLEGDLPSPADPPSGCRFRTRCPKFKTLDETDRTRCVEEEPRVRRLGEDHGVSCHFAEKLDVV, encoded by the coding sequence ATGAGAGAGTGTGACGAACGCCAGGTGGGTGCGGGAGCCAGGCCCGGCGCGAGCGGCCGGGCGGACCTGGCCGACCCGGTCCTCGAGGTGACCGACCTCAACGTCACCTTCGGATCCGGCCGTGACGCGGTGCGCGTCGTCCGGGGGGTGAGCTACGCGGTCCGCCCGGGCGAGGTGCTCGGCATCGTCGGAGAGTCGGGGGCCGGCAAGTCGGTCACCTCGCTGGCGGTGATGGGCCTGCTCCCGCCGCACGCCCACGTCACCGGCTCGGTCCGGCTGCGGGGCCAGGAGATCCTCGGGGCGACGGAGAAGACGCTCACCGCGTTCCGGGGCAAAACGATCTCGATGGTCTTCCAGGATCCGCTCTCCGCGCTCACCCCGGTCTACCGGGTGGGCGACCAGATCGCCGAGGCCGTGCGGATCCACCAGAAGGTCACCGGGCAGCAGGCCGCGAGGCGGGCCGTCGAGCTGCTCGACCTGGTCGGCATCCCCAACGCCGCGCAGCGCGCCAAGGCGTTCCCGCACGAGTTCTCCGGCGGCATGCGCCAGCGCGCGGTGATCGCGATGGCGATCGCCAACGACCCCGACGTGATCCTCTGCGACGAGCCGACCACCGCGCTCGACGTCACCATCCAGGCCCAGGTGCTGGAGGTGCTGAAGAGGGCGCAGCGGGAGACCGGCGCGGCGATCGTCCTGATCACCCACGACCTGGGGGTGGTGGCCGGGTCCGTCGACCGGGTCCTGGTCATGTACGCCGGGCGGCCCGTCGAGGTCGGCTCGGTGGACGACGTCTACTACCGCATGCGCATGCCGTACACCATGGGCCTGCTCGCCTCCATCCCGCGGCTGGACCGGGACGGCGGGCAACCGCTCGTCCCGATCGAGGGGAACCCGCCGTCGCCGTCGGCGCTGCCACCCGGCTGCCCCTTCGAACCGCGCTGCCCGATAGCCGTCCCGGCCTGCGCCGAGGCGGAGCCGGCGCTGGAGCCGGTGGGCTCGCCCGGCCACCTGGCCGCCTGCATCCGCGCGGGCGAGATCGACGCCGAGGGCTGGACGCCCGCCCAGATCTACCGCGCCGGGACCGGCGGCCCTGAGGAGCACGGGCCGGGGATGCCCCCGGTCCACCTGCGGCCGGCACGGCTGCCGCGCGACGAACGCGACGTGGTCCTGGCGGTGAAGGACCTGACCAAGCACCACCCCCTGATGAAGGGGGCGCTCTTCAGGCGGCGGGTCGGCACCGTCCACGCGGTGGACGGCATCAGCTTCGACATCCGCAGGATGGAGACGCTCGGCCTGGTCGGCGAGTCGGGCTGCGGCAAGACGACCACGCTGATGGAGATCCTGGAGCTGACCAGGCCGCAGCACGGCACGATCGTGGTGCTGGGACACGACACGGCCACGCTGAACGCCCGCGACCGGATGGCGATCCGCCGGGACATGCAGGTCGTCTTCCAGGACCCGCTGGCCTCGCTGGACCCGAGGATGACCGTCTACGACATCGTCGCCGAGCCGCTGCGCACGCACGGGATCCGGGACCCGGGACCGAGGGTCCGGGAGCTGATCCGCCTGGTCGGCCTGGACGCCGGCCACGCCGCCCGCTACCCGCAGGACTTCTCCGGCGGCCAGCGCCAGCGCGTCGGCATCGCCCGGGCGCTCGCGCTGGAGCCCCGGCTGCTCGTGCTGGACGAGCCGGTCTCGGCGCTCGACGTGTCCATCCAGGCAGGCGTGATCAACCTGCTGGAGGACCTCAAGGACCGGCTGGGCCTGTCATACCTGTTCGTGGCGCACGATCTGGCCGTGGTCCGGCACATCGCCGACCGGGTCGCAGTCATGTATCTCGGGAAGATCGCCGAGATCGGCCAGGTCGGCCAGGTCTACGACACCCCGATGCACCCCTACACCCAGGCGCTGCTGTCGGCGATCCCGCTGCCCGACCCCGAGAAGGAACGTTCCAGGAGACGCATCCTGCTCGAAGGCGACCTGCCCAGCCCGGCCGACCCTCCCTCCGGCTGCCGCTTCCGCACCCGCTGTCCCAAGTTCAAGACCCTCGACGAGACCGACCGGACGCGGTGCGTCGAGGAGGAGCCCCGGGTCCGCCGGCTCGGGGAGGACCACGGCGTCTCATGTCACTTCGCCGAGAAGCTCGACGTCGTCTGA
- a CDS encoding SpoIIE family protein phosphatase, producing the protein MSAETSVPRPRESGVDISDPGLLQGLLSQSPFAFAFFDPDGRFQRVDEVFADVVGLPVERLVGRAPGELLSADLTALVEGSVRGVVEGTGVEADQRIRVRTADGQTRHWSLTFSPIHDDKSELRAVCLVGVDITESRQVEEDLRRSEERYRSLVEAQSQLVWITAPTGAVVEDAPQWRAITGQGLEEYLAHGWLEAVHPDDRPHAEEAWREALRGRIMFEWNYRVRTRASGYRHFEVRAVPIIRHGRVVEWVGANTDVTPQREAEEMRGRLTDQLGAAALRTARLQGATAQLAEALTVEQVVQVIIDVGRTALAADRSAVALLDVERAALKLVNSGGIPDVPGAPGEEIPLSHSSVMTMAVNSRRPVFAESPDSLRSQLVDAGGDDEAVTGFIDHSDERAWVGLPLLAAGRALGALRFSFTRPQKISQEDGVFLEALAGQCALAVERATLFEREHRTAETLQRSLLPDRLPVVRGLVLAQRFRSGSRHVQVGGDWYDAFVLQDGRVAAVVGDVMGKGVKAAAGMGRIRNAMRALALTNPPPAAVLTGLDRVFEATEEEEQVTTLAYMVVEPGTGEGTLALAGHPPPLLVSPQGMPLLCDGEPGTPLGWPTSRRQFRFCVPPGHTAVLYSDGLVENRKRGLDAGLAELCSVVTEAPPEVVGSPHMLLDFLVDRMLSGYEQDDDVTVLAIHVPPATKSD; encoded by the coding sequence ATGAGCGCCGAAACCTCCGTGCCCCGTCCCCGGGAGTCGGGTGTGGACATCTCAGACCCCGGCCTGCTGCAGGGCCTGTTGTCGCAGTCGCCGTTCGCCTTCGCGTTCTTCGACCCCGACGGCCGCTTCCAGCGGGTCGACGAGGTCTTCGCCGACGTGGTCGGTCTCCCGGTCGAGCGCCTGGTCGGCCGGGCCCCGGGCGAGTTGCTCTCCGCCGACCTCACCGCGCTGGTGGAGGGGTCGGTCCGCGGCGTCGTCGAAGGGACCGGGGTCGAGGCGGACCAGCGGATCCGGGTGCGCACCGCCGACGGGCAGACCCGTCACTGGTCGCTGACGTTCTCCCCGATCCACGACGACAAGAGCGAGCTCCGCGCGGTCTGCCTGGTCGGCGTGGACATCACCGAGAGCAGGCAGGTCGAGGAGGACCTGCGGCGCAGCGAGGAGCGCTACCGCTCGCTGGTCGAGGCGCAGTCCCAGCTCGTGTGGATCACCGCCCCGACCGGGGCCGTGGTGGAGGACGCGCCGCAGTGGCGCGCCATCACCGGCCAGGGCCTGGAGGAATACCTCGCCCACGGCTGGCTGGAGGCCGTCCATCCCGACGACCGGCCGCACGCGGAGGAGGCCTGGCGCGAGGCGCTGCGCGGCCGGATCATGTTCGAGTGGAACTACCGGGTCCGCACCCGGGCCAGCGGTTACCGCCACTTCGAGGTGCGCGCGGTCCCGATCATCCGCCACGGCCGGGTGGTCGAGTGGGTGGGCGCCAACACCGACGTCACCCCCCAGCGCGAGGCCGAGGAGATGCGCGGCCGGCTCACCGACCAGCTCGGCGCGGCCGCCCTGCGTACGGCACGGCTGCAGGGCGCCACGGCGCAGCTCGCCGAGGCGCTCACCGTCGAGCAGGTCGTCCAGGTCATCATCGACGTCGGCCGTACGGCACTGGCGGCCGACCGCTCGGCGGTGGCCCTGCTCGACGTCGAGCGGGCCGCGCTGAAGCTGGTCAACAGCGGTGGCATCCCCGATGTTCCCGGTGCGCCCGGCGAGGAGATCCCGCTGTCGCACTCCAGCGTGATGACCATGGCGGTCAACAGCCGCCGTCCGGTCTTCGCCGAATCGCCCGACAGCCTGCGCTCCCAGCTCGTGGACGCCGGGGGCGACGACGAGGCCGTCACCGGCTTCATCGACCACAGCGACGAGCGGGCCTGGGTGGGCCTGCCGCTGCTGGCCGCGGGACGCGCGCTCGGCGCGCTGAGGTTCTCCTTCACCCGTCCGCAGAAGATCTCCCAGGAAGACGGCGTGTTCCTGGAGGCGCTCGCCGGGCAGTGCGCCCTGGCCGTGGAGCGGGCCACCCTGTTCGAGCGTGAGCACCGCACCGCCGAGACGCTCCAGCGCAGCCTCCTGCCCGATCGCCTGCCGGTGGTGCGCGGCCTGGTGCTGGCCCAGCGCTTCCGCTCGGGCAGCCGTCACGTGCAGGTCGGCGGAGACTGGTACGACGCGTTCGTCCTGCAGGACGGCCGGGTCGCCGCGGTGGTCGGCGACGTCATGGGCAAGGGCGTCAAGGCCGCGGCCGGCATGGGCCGCATCCGCAACGCGATGCGGGCCCTGGCGCTGACCAATCCGCCGCCCGCGGCGGTCCTCACCGGCCTGGACCGGGTCTTCGAGGCCACAGAGGAGGAAGAGCAGGTCACCACCCTCGCCTACATGGTCGTCGAACCCGGCACGGGAGAGGGCACGCTGGCGCTGGCCGGCCACCCGCCGCCCCTGCTGGTCTCACCGCAGGGCATGCCGCTGCTGTGCGACGGCGAGCCGGGCACCCCGCTCGGCTGGCCGACGAGCCGCAGGCAGTTCCGGTTCTGTGTCCCGCCGGGGCACACCGCTGTCCTTTATTCGGATGGTCTGGTGGAGAACCGGAAGCGTGGGCTGGATGCCGGACTCGCTGAACTTTGCTCTGTTGTGACCGAAGCGCCGCCCGAAGTCGTCGGAAGTCCGCATATGTTGCTGGATTTCCTTGTGGATCGGATGCTGTCGGGGTATGAGCAGGATGATGACGTTACGGTGCTGGCGATTCACGTCCCTCCGGCCACGAAGAGTGACTGA